ATCCGTAATGTCAATTAACAAAATTTTATATTGAAATATTATTAAAAGACTTTGAATACACATATAAAAGTAACGCAATTTGTTTGAATTTCATAGCATGATATTAAACAAAGTCAATAAGAGAGCTGCATATATGAACTATAACGTATCTAAATATTTGGCAAGGGTCTATGATGTATTTCTATGCTTTATTATATATTCTTTCTGCGGTTGGCTAATGGAAACAGTATATTTATCCGTTTATCACTGGCAGTTTATAAAAAGAGGATTTCTCATAAGCCCTTTATGCGGAATTTATGGAGTGGGTACAATTTTGGTTGTATTTCTTCTGGACAAATTAAAATCACGCCCCATCCTTGTATTTTTTGGTGCAATACTTATTACTACCGTTCTGGAGCTTTTTACAGGCCTGCTCCTTCAAAATGTTCTGAAACGTGAACTATGGGATTACAGCGGGGATTCTTTAAATTTTCTTGGAATAATATGTTTAAGGAATACTCTGATTTGGGGAATAATGTCCCTTATAGCAGTTTATAGCATCCATCCTGTAGTAATAAGGAAAATAAAAGTTCTTTCACTGCGTACCAAGGCATTAATCAGCAATATTTGCTTTGTATGGATTTCGGCAGACTTATGCATTTCCATCTTTACAAGCCTCCACGGCATAAATAATATTCACTGGGTATCCGGCTTAGTGTTCCACAGGCTAAAGGACATTGGAAGTATGACCGTAAAGGTAGTTTATTATATAAGACATTAAATTTTTATTCCCATTGATTCCAAACATCAGGCTGATAGCCTACGGTTGCCAGCTTTCCGTTTCTTACTATGGGACTTTTAAAGAGCTTGGGGTTTTTTAAAAGCACCTCTTGTGCAACATTGCCTACTCCTAGATTTCTCACATTGAGCTTTTCGTATTCCTTTGATTCTGTATTTATCAAATTACTTATACCGACGGAAGCTTTTACACTTTCGAATTCTCCTTTGCTCATTCCATACTTAAAGAGATCTATATACTGGTAGCTGATTTTTCGCTCTTTGAAATATCTCTCTGCTTTCTGTGTATCAAACCCTTTGGCCCCATAAATCTGTATATTCATAAAACTCCTTTTAACTTACTGTTTATAAAAATCTTTTATTTTAATATTGAGAACAGTATCTTAGGAATATTCTCAAGGGACGTCTGCTTTTCTACTGCTCCAATTTCATATGCAACTCTTGGCATACCGTAAACAACACAGGACTTCTCATCCTGTCCGATGGTCCTTGCGCCTTTTCCTCTCATAGCCAATAGTCCCTTGGCTCCATCAGAACCCATTCCAGTTAATATGACTCCAACTGCATTGTTCCCGGCTTCCTTGGCTACTGATTCAAATAGTATATCGACAGAAGGACAATGTCCATTAACCTTTTCACTCTGAAATACTTCAACCTTGTAACGTTCTCCTGTTTTTCTTACTCTCATATGGTAATCACCCGGTGCAACAAGTACTTTTCCTTCTTCAATATAGTCACCGTTACTAGCCTCTTTAACTCTTAATCCGGTTTGATTATTGAGTCTTTCGGCGAACATACGTGAAAACATTGGTGGTATATGTTGAACTATAACTATACCGGGAATGTTTGGCGGCAACTGTTTAAGAATGTTGAAAACAGCCTCAGTTCCTCCTGTTGAAGCACCTATTGCAATAATTTTACTGCTGTCAAATTTCATATCCGAGGAGACAGTTTCACCGATAATTCTGATTCTTTCAGGAAGTTTGGACTTTTTCGCAGTTTTTACTTTAGTTATCAATTCGTTTATAAATTCTTCTACGTTTTTGGATATTTGCATTTCCGGCTTCAGTATAAAATCTACTGCTCCAGCTTTTATTGCATCGAACACAGCTTCACTAATAGAGCTTACAACAATAATTGGAATCATATGCTGCGGTAAAAGCCTGCTGATAAACTCAATACCATTCATTTTAGGCATTTCAATGTCGCAGATCATAACATCGGGGTCATACTCTTCTATTTTATCCCTGGCATCAAAGGGATCAACCGCCTTAGCAACTACTTCTATTTCCGGGTCTATAGTTATCCCTCTTGAAATTACTTCACGAAACAATAAACTGTCATCAACAACCAGCACTTTGATTTTTTTCATATCATGTAACCCTTCCTGTATAATCATATGGTTAGTCTGCTCTACATTAAAACACCATACCCCTTTTTTAAAGAGGTATGGCGTTTTTTGAGTCTAATATTTTAAATCTATTAGCTTACTGGTTTTCAGGTAAAAATGTTGCACAATCTGTTTCCTGAGTGTCTCTTGCATTTCTAGGCTGAACTTCAATCTGTTCAGCAGTGCAGTGATCACCATTCATATAATAGTGACATGTATTAACAACACATTTTATACCAGTATTAGGCTGGCTCATTTTTTTAACAGACATTGTGTATTCCTCCTTTGAAAATTGATTCCTAAAGTATTATTTGCACAAATTCTGTTTTAATTCACTTAAGCAAAATTTGCATCATCTACTCTTTTATGTACAAAGAAGGCTTAATATATCTAAAACCAGTTTTTTCACGGCTAATCGACTCAGAATGACCTATAAATAAGTATCCGCCATACTCCAATATATCATAAAACTTATTAATAAGTGTATTTTTTGTGAAATTATCAAAATAAATCAT
This region of Clostridium sp. BNL1100 genomic DNA includes:
- a CDS encoding arsenate reductase family protein; its protein translation is MNIQIYGAKGFDTQKAERYFKERKISYQYIDLFKYGMSKGEFESVKASVGISNLINTESKEYEKLNVRNLGVGNVAQEVLLKNPKLFKSPIVRNGKLATVGYQPDVWNQWE
- a CDS encoding chemotaxis response regulator protein-glutamate methylesterase — translated: MKKIKVLVVDDSLLFREVISRGITIDPEIEVVAKAVDPFDARDKIEEYDPDVMICDIEMPKMNGIEFISRLLPQHMIPIIVVSSISEAVFDAIKAGAVDFILKPEMQISKNVEEFINELITKVKTAKKSKLPERIRIIGETVSSDMKFDSSKIIAIGASTGGTEAVFNILKQLPPNIPGIVIVQHIPPMFSRMFAERLNNQTGLRVKEASNGDYIEEGKVLVAPGDYHMRVRKTGERYKVEVFQSEKVNGHCPSVDILFESVAKEAGNNAVGVILTGMGSDGAKGLLAMRGKGARTIGQDEKSCVVYGMPRVAYEIGAVEKQTSLENIPKILFSILK
- a CDS encoding putative ABC transporter permease; translated protein: MNYNVSKYLARVYDVFLCFIIYSFCGWLMETVYLSVYHWQFIKRGFLISPLCGIYGVGTILVVFLLDKLKSRPILVFFGAILITTVLELFTGLLLQNVLKRELWDYSGDSLNFLGIICLRNTLIWGIMSLIAVYSIHPVVIRKIKVLSLRTKALISNICFVWISADLCISIFTSLHGINNIHWVSGLVFHRLKDIGSMTVKVVYYIRH
- a CDS encoding DUF1540 domain-containing protein, with the protein product MSVKKMSQPNTGIKCVVNTCHYYMNGDHCTAEQIEVQPRNARDTQETDCATFLPENQ